The sequence below is a genomic window from Sorangiineae bacterium MSr12523.
GAGCTCCGGAGGGAACGCAGCAAGGATGAGCATGTGATCTTGGATTGCGTGAGGGGGCATACCCGTCTACCCTTAATCGTCGTGTCGGCTCGGACTCGAATTTTATCGATCGCGGGACCCCTTTTTGGGGTGCTCAGCGTTGGCTGCTCGGCCAATATAGCGGCCTCCTCGGAATCAACCGACGCGGAAGCGAGCGCGGTCACCGGCATCGTGACGGTCGAACGCACGACGGGAGCCAGCGGCACCGAGGCCCCGAAGAGCGACATCATCGCCCGGTTCGTTCGCTCGCGCGCGGGCGTCGTGGATGGCGATTCGCTCCGGCTCGTAGGCGCCGCCATCGAGTTACCGCCCGTGGGTTCGTGCAGCCGCCTTTCGGGGGCGAGCTCCGCCACCAAGCTGGCGCGCAGCCTCGAGCTGCTCAATGTCGGAGCGCTCTCGTTCGAGCTTTCAGGCGGGTCCGCGGCCGAGGGAAAGCCGGAGACCAAGCTCGTCGCCCGGCAAGTGCCCGACGTGGTCGATCTCGTGAGCGGCGTCGTCTACACGGCGCGCGGCGAGGGCGACGCGTTTCCGGCCAAGGGCCGCTACGTGTTTCGCGCGGCGGGTTCGCCGGAGCAGGAAATCGCCCCCTTCACGGTGGAAGCCACCGCCAAGGGCGAGCCGGGCGACATCCGCATCGCCGATCAGGCGCTTTCGCACCGGGTCGATGGGTCTCCCGTGTTCATCCCGGCCGTGGATCCAACGGAAATCGCTTGGACCACGGAGGGCTCGGCGGATGACGACGTCGTCTACATCGACGTGTCCGCCAAGGCAGCTTCGGTGGGTGGGGCAGGCACACGCGATACGGGCGTCCGCTGTTCTTTTGCGGACACCGGACGCGCCACGCTCGCCGCGACGGCGTTCGTCGCGGACGAGGGCACCATCGCCATTCACCGCGTGCACCGCGAGTCCTTCCGCGCCAAGGGAATCGACTCGGGTGTTCTGCGTTTCGATTTCGCGCGGGTCGCCACGTTCCGGCGCCGTTAGAGGATCCACGAGGGCGCTTGAGAGGTTGGTTCGGATCTACGACGCGATGGTGCGTGCTCGGTTGCATGCTTGTGTCGACGGTGGCCTTGGCCGCTGCGCCCACCGTGCAGAAACCCAAGAAGACGAGTGCCAAGGCCGCGCAACAGAGCGCGCGCATGCGCAGCTGGCATACGCCCACGCCGAACAAGGCGCCCCCGGTCGATGAGGAAGGGCGCCCGAAACTCGCGCTCTATTCGCTGAACACGAACGACCGCGTCGAAATGGCCGCACGCAGCGACCACGGCGGGTTCTCGGCGCGCGATCTGGATCGCGCGGCCCACGTGCTTCGCGATTCGCGAAACGGGTGCGAGCATCCGATGGATCCGCGGCTGCTCGACCTCGCTTACCGCATTCAAACCTACTTCCACGCGCAGGAGCTGCGCATCGTGTCGGCGTACCGCGCGCCGCGGCGGCATCGCAAATCGAACCACGGCTTGGGGCGGGCGCTGGACATGATCGTGCCGGGCGCCAGCGACGAAGAGGTGGCGAAGTTCGCGCGCGAGCTCGGCTTCGTCGGCATCGGCGTCTACCCTGCGAGCGGGTTCGTGCACGTCGACGTGCGCTCGCGCAGCTATTTCTGGGTCGATCGCAGCGGCCCTGGCCGGCGAAACCGCGAACGCGGCATCCTCGGCGATCTCGCGGCCCGCAGCGATTCGCAGGCCGTCACGCGCGGCGAGCGCCCTTCCCCGCCCTTCGCGCCGTTCGGCGACGTCGATGCATGGCTTCGCACGCGCCCCTCGCAGGCGGCGCCGGCGACGCCCGACGAGGACGACGACGAAGAGACGATGGAGAACGGCAACGGCTCGCCCGACGGCGCGGAGTTCTGAGGCGGTGCGCGATGGATGACGACATCGCGAGGTTGATCCGAGAACAACGCATCGCCGACGCCGCCGCCCTGGCGAGTGCACGCGGAGATGCCACCACGGCGAGTGCCCTGTTCGAGCGCGCCTGTGAGTGGCACCTCGCCGCGACCGAGGCTCTGCGCACGTCGGATGCCGGACGGGCCATGCGGCTTTCGGTCCTGTCGCGCGACGATGCGCTCATCGAGCGGGCGCTCGCGAACTTGGTGGCTTCGCCGCAGATCGCAGAGCACGTGGCCGTGTCGCTGGAGGCCCACGGCGATCATGCGTGGGCCGCGCGCATCTTCGAGAGCGTGGGCCGATCCGCCGAGGCCGCGCGTGCATGGGATCGCGCCGGCAATGCGGTGCGCGCCGCCGAGCTGCTCGAGGCAGCACACGACGTGGTGGGCGCCGCGCGCGTGCTGGAGACGGCGGCGCGGCGGGCGCCGTTGCATTGGCCGAACCACCTTGCGCTGGGCGGGCTTCTCGTTCGATACGGCAAGGCCCAGGCCGCCGCGCGCACCCTGCAAGGCATCCCGCCCGACGCGGCCGAACGCCTGCCCGCGCTGCGCCTGCTCGTGCGCGCGCTCGAGCAGCTCGGACTCGAGCAGGCTGCCGCGGAGGCCAGACGCGAGCTCGCCGCGATGGGCGAAGTGCCCGCGCCCGAGGAGCCCGCGGCGCCGCTCCGTCCATCGCGCCCGCCCGCGACGCGGATCTACGGACGTTACGAAGTGGTGCGCGAGATCGCCTCGACGCCGAGCTCGCGCGTGCTCGAGTGCATCGACACGGTGCGAGGCGAGCGCGTGGCCATCAAGATTTACGCAGGCTACAGCGCACGCGGCGCAGGGCGCGACGTGCTCGCGCGCTTCGAGCGCGAGCAGCGCGTTCTGGCGTCGATCGATCATCCCAACGTGGTGCCGCTTCGCGACTACTTTCCCGATGGCCCCGCGCTGGTGCTCGACTGGATGCCCGGCGGCACCTTGGAGGAGATGCTCGCCCGCGGGCCCATTGCACCGGCCCGCGCCGTCGAAATCGCGTGCGCCCTTCTCGGCGCCCTCGAGGAAGCGCACCGCGTGGGCGTTTTGCACCGCGACATCAAGCCGTCGAACGTGCTCTTCGACGGCGCCGGAACCGCCCGCCTCGCCGACTTCGGCGCCGCACACTTGGGCGATCTCTCCGCCACGGCCACGGCGGGCGTCATCGGCACCCTTTCGTACATGAGCCCCGAGCAGCGCGCCGGCGAGCCCGCCTCCCTCGCGAGCGATCTGTACGGCGTCGGGGCGGTGCTCTTGGAAATGCTCACCGGTGAGCTCGGGGATATCGCCCGGCTGCCCAGCGCGAACCACCGCGATCTCGACGCGCGCCATGACACGGTGGTGCACGCACTCGTCGCGCTCGATCCCGCGCGCCGCCCGAGCGATGCACGCTCGGCACGACGTGCCCTGACTGCCCTGCCCTGGCCTAGCTGGTTCGGTGCCCCTGCGCCGCGACCGAGCGCGCCCTCCGAAGCATCGCGGCGCCGCTCGAACGAGATGGCGGAAGAATCCGCCCGCGTCCGAGTCGGTGTGGCGGGGCAGCCCGATGTGGACGCATGGCTCGAGAGGCCCATTCTTCGCGTGCCACTCGATCCGCCGACGCTCGCGCGCGCCTCCGCCTTCGCGCGCGCCGAGCATCCCGGGTTGCAAATCGTCTATCGCGTGGACCGCCGCGCCGGCGAAATTTGGCTCGATGCGAACGACCGCCCGCTCGATCGCTGGCTCACCGATGAGGATCGCACACGGCTCGCCAGCGCACTCGACGCGCTTCACCGTGCTGGCATCGTTCACGGCAACGTCCACCGCTCGCACGTTCGCCTGGATCCCTCCGGCGCCGTGCTCTTGCGGTTCGCACCGCCGGCGCCGGATGCACGAGGCTCACACGTCGCGACAGCCGACCACGATCGCGAAGCCTTGTTGCGGCTGGTCTAACATCCTCCCGAAATGGCCAATGCGCATGGTAGGGACGTTGGAAGCCCACAATGATGATCCGCGCACGCGAAGTCGGTCGCCTGGTCGAACTTCGCCACATTCCCCCGCCCGACGTGAGCGAACTCGATGAAGGAGCCGCGGCCAGCTTGATCGAGTTCCTCGACACCATCCCGAACGCCGTGATGTGCGTCGATCTTCGCCGCGCCACCGTACTGCCGCCCCACCTCGCCGATCGCCTCGTTGCCTTGATGGAGGGCATCCGCGGTCACTTCGAACGATGCGCCGACGTCATGTCCCCCGCGCAGGCCACGGCCCATATGCAGATCGAACGCATCTCGCGTGCATCCGCCGATCCGGCACGACGCGTCTTTACCGATCCCCATGCGGCCATCCGCTGGCTCGACGAAGTACTGAATCCCGAGGAGCGGGCGCGCCTGCGCATCTTCCTCCTCGGGCCGGGGCAAGTTTTCTAAATTCGTATCAAAGGGCCCACTTGAACATGACCTGCGCCAGGTTCTCGTTCACGCCCTTTTGCAAATAGCGGTTGAGCGCAATTTGGTATTCGATGCCCGCGTAGAAGTGCCGATCGGTGATGCGCGCCAGCTTGCCCACGTCGAGCAAAAACTGCGGCTGCGACGTCACGAAGGGCGCACCTTTTTGCTGCACATGAACGCACTTGTCGACACCGTCGTCGCAGAACTCGATGGCGCCGCTGCCCTCGCCGAACATGCCCCACTGCACGAAGCCCGCGAAGACGAAGTCGGTGATGTTCCCGAGCGGAATCGTCATTTGCCATGCGCCGCCGATCTGCAGGTCGACGCCCTTCAAGGACCAGTCGTCACGGATGACGGTCGTCGCGGCCACGAAGTCGAAGCCCGGGATCTTCAGGTCCCACTGAAGTCCGTAGTACATGAGCATGCCGAACTTCGACACGTGCTCCATCTCGTAGCGGAGCGACACGTCGCCGAGCGCACCCCAGTCCCACTTCTCGCCCGAGATCTTCTCGCCGATGCGCTTCGCCGAAAGTGTGAAGGATTGGCCGCCGAAGAAC
It includes:
- a CDS encoding DUF882 domain-containing protein, with amino-acid sequence MLVSTVALAAAPTVQKPKKTSAKAAQQSARMRSWHTPTPNKAPPVDEEGRPKLALYSLNTNDRVEMAARSDHGGFSARDLDRAAHVLRDSRNGCEHPMDPRLLDLAYRIQTYFHAQELRIVSAYRAPRRHRKSNHGLGRALDMIVPGASDEEVAKFARELGFVGIGVYPASGFVHVDVRSRSYFWVDRSGPGRRNRERGILGDLAARSDSQAVTRGERPSPPFAPFGDVDAWLRTRPSQAAPATPDEDDDEETMENGNGSPDGAEF
- a CDS encoding protein kinase; this encodes MDDDIARLIREQRIADAAALASARGDATTASALFERACEWHLAATEALRTSDAGRAMRLSVLSRDDALIERALANLVASPQIAEHVAVSLEAHGDHAWAARIFESVGRSAEAARAWDRAGNAVRAAELLEAAHDVVGAARVLETAARRAPLHWPNHLALGGLLVRYGKAQAAARTLQGIPPDAAERLPALRLLVRALEQLGLEQAAAEARRELAAMGEVPAPEEPAAPLRPSRPPATRIYGRYEVVREIASTPSSRVLECIDTVRGERVAIKIYAGYSARGAGRDVLARFEREQRVLASIDHPNVVPLRDYFPDGPALVLDWMPGGTLEEMLARGPIAPARAVEIACALLGALEEAHRVGVLHRDIKPSNVLFDGAGTARLADFGAAHLGDLSATATAGVIGTLSYMSPEQRAGEPASLASDLYGVGAVLLEMLTGELGDIARLPSANHRDLDARHDTVVHALVALDPARRPSDARSARRALTALPWPSWFGAPAPRPSAPSEASRRRSNEMAEESARVRVGVAGQPDVDAWLERPILRVPLDPPTLARASAFARAEHPGLQIVYRVDRRAGEIWLDANDRPLDRWLTDEDRTRLASALDALHRAGIVHGNVHRSHVRLDPSGAVLLRFAPPAPDARGSHVATADHDREALLRLV